Below is a window of Papaver somniferum cultivar HN1 unplaced genomic scaffold, ASM357369v1 unplaced-scaffold_56, whole genome shotgun sequence DNA.
CCTCTCTGTAAGTGTGAATTATCCTTATAGAAATATAATGATTGCATAACCTCTCCCATCTTGCtcttgcaaaccaaggaatagaaGAACTTTGTAAAGCTTGAACTACTCCATAGGAATCAGATTGCACACAAATACGATCATAATTCCATTGCATTGCCCATTCCATACCAATTATAATTGCATAGAGTTCCGCCAAATAGTTTTAGTAACTCCAAGACCAATACTAAAAGCACCAAGAACTGCACAGCTAGAGTCTCTTTCCACCACCCCTGCTCCCGCAATGCCTGGATTCCCACGcgctgctccatcacaacaaattagaATCTCATTAAGTTCCGGAGGCTGCCATAACACTTCAATAGGCTGCTGATGTCTAACACTTCTATGAACCACAcggaagtaatccaacaacaccataTCTTCCACACTGTTGCGCATAAACCCTTTTAGACGGACTGAATATTCTTGTATTAGCTTCAGCACTCTTTTAGAAAAAAGGCCCCAGCTCGGTTTCTGTTTCTCAAAGATGCATTTATTGCGCATAGCCCATAGTTCTGACCTGATTACTAAGTTCACCACCATCCACAAGTCACGGACAATTGCACTTCTTCCCTTAGTTGCCTTGAAAGAAGCCACAATGTTGAAGTTTGCTGTCATACCAAAGATACCAGAAATCCAAGACCACGCACGAGCTGCAAAAGAACAATGAAAAAGAATATGTTCTAGAGATTCTTCCTCAGTTTCACACAGAACACACTTGTTAGTCAAATGAATTTTGAACCTAGATTGAATGATATCCAAAGTAGCACAGGCACCACAAATGAATTTCCAGTTTTGAGCCGCAAGTTTAGGgtgaatttccttcctccacaGCATAGACGCTGCATTGAAGCTATCATGTTTCTGACGAATAAGTTCCTTGGCAGAACTTACCGAAAAATCACCTGAAAAGTTTGGCATCCAAACTCTCTTATCTTCACCCCCATTTGGAAAAGGAAGATTATGCATATCCACACCAGCCGCGAGTAAACGGTTCAAGTGATTTTCAGGAAAAACCCATTGGTTATCCCTATAACAATCACTCACCAAAACCAATCTGTCAAGAGTAAAATCATCTAATATCTCTGCAAAACATTTTTCTccataccaaacatcataatAGAGAGAAGTAGACCTGCCATCACCAAGAAGAACTTTAGTGTTAGCCTCCACATATTTATAAACCCTTCTAATGCCTGGAAGAATGGTAGACTTCACCCCATAAGTCTTAATGTAGCCTCTTCGACTAAAAAACTTAACCTTAAGATAACCTGCCCAATTCTTCTTAGAAGTACTGATCTTCCACCATAACTTCATCAACATTGCAAAATTCATAGTAGCCATACGAGATAAACCCAAACCCCCCTCCTCAAAAGGGCAACAGATTTTATCATACGCCACCACAACAGCACGACTGACATTAGAGTCACCAGACCAAATAAAATTCCTAATTGCATGCTCATATTGCACAATGAACTTGCTAGGCCACTTATAAATAGCCATATTATGGATGGAATAACTCGAAATAACAGATTTAACAAGCACAATACGgtcatgaaaagataaaagaaaacccttccaaccagcaagatgggttttaatcttctcaaccacattAGCAATATGATGATACCTCACAGCACCAGGCATTATTTGAACACCCAAATAACGATCAGGGAAAGTAGCTACACTCATAcccaaataatcaacaagataattacGTCTACTCaacgaaccaccaccataataaatttTACTCTTTTGGCGACAAACTGATTGACCCGAAGCACACTCATACTTACCCAACAGATCCACCAGATTATTAATGCTTCGCAAATTTCCTTTacagaaaatcataatatcatcagcaaaaaagagaTGGGTAGGAGAAATACCACCTCTAGTTACCATGTAAGACATCCTCTTCTCTGCAAAAAGCTTTGTCATATTTCTGCTAAGGACATCCTCCATCAAAACAAAGATCAAGGGAGAAATAGGATCTCCCTGACGTAAACCTCTATTTATCTTGAAAAAACCCTCCGGACTGCCATTCAAGAGAATAGAGATTCTAGCAGAATTGAAGATATGAGAAATCCAAGTGCACCAATGCTCCGAGAAACCATACCTACGAAAAACCTCCAAGACAAAAGACCAActgaccgtgtcaaaagcttgtgtGATATCAAGCTTAaggcccaaattaccatccttacGATTGATATGAAGCTCATTAATCAATTCAGAAGCAAGACTAATGTTTTCATGGATGTTACGCCCTTTTATGAAAGCCACCTGTTCTTCAGAAACAAGTTTATCTAAAACGCTCCCAAGTCTAGTAGCTAAGATCTTagtaaagattttgaagaaaaattacTGAGACCAATAGGACGAAAGTTACGAAGAGAATTAGCACCTCTTACCTTGGGAATCAAGACAATTAGGCTAGAATTTACTCCATTTGGGATATGACCAGAATTCCAGCAATAAATAACGGCTCTTAATAAGTCATCTTGAATAATATCCCAGCAGTGTCTATAGAAACATCCAGAAAACCCATCCGGCCCTGGAGCACTGTCTTCCCCTAGATCAAAAACTGCttgtttaatctcctcagaagaTGGAATTCTGTCCATGGGTAAACTTTCCTCCTCCGAGATGCTAATATGATCATAATCAAATAAAATAGGATCAATCTCCAACTCCGGCCCATTAAACTTGTCCTCATAATAGTACACAACATGATTTCTAAGCTGCTCATAATCAGAAAAAGTATTGCCAGCACTGTCAACAAGTTCAGAGATAGTGTTAGAACTTCTACGAATTCTAATGCTATTATGAAAGAAATTAGTGTTACTTGAACCCTCCACAAGCCACTTATTTCTAGATTTCTGCTTAAGCATAGTATTCAACTGAGCACGAGTATCATTAAGCTTAGCCATAGCATCCTTCATAATGTCATCCGGGTTTTCATCAGACAGAAGAGCAGCTGCCTCAAACCTCAACTGATCCTGCTTTAACTTAGAATGCACATTACCAAAAACACGAAGATTCCATTCCTTGATAACTCCTTTTAGTCTCTTTAATTTTTGtgtgaaaataaaatcaagagaccCAGAAATAGGCATACTCCAACTATCTCTAACCGTACGAAGGAAATCAGAATGTAAGAACCACATCTTTTGAACTCGAAAAGGAGCTCTTTTGGGTCTTGGAACAGCAAAAGGAAAACCCAAAAGAgtagaatggtcagaaacttccttaggaagagctttacaccgccaattctcaaatttCTCAAGCCAAGCCGCATTAATAATAGTACGATCAAGTTTACTAACAATTCTAATCATACCTGATTGTCTATTCGTCCAAGTGAACTTACTTCCCAAAGCATCAGCTTCAAAGAGATTGTTGTCATCCAACCAATCTGAAATCTCATTAATAGCTGAGGTTCTAGGTTCACgaccacccttcttctcatccAAACGAAGAATACAGTTAAAATCCCCAATGACTAACCAAGGAATACCATCACCAGAACTAACAAGTTGCTGCCAAAGACTCCTCCTGGTAACCTGAATATAGCTAGCATGGATAAAAAAAACATGTACACCATCCACCTCAACCGTTATTtcctgcttactgacattaacaaTTGAAAGATTTAGAGTATTTGAATAACAAACTCAAATATTAGCAATAGTAGAAGAAGAAGCATTATTAATAACATGAGAAGAATAACCTTCTCTTAGCAAACCATATCTGAACCCAGCAGAACAGGGAACTTTTGGTTCAGCAATACCAAAAATGTCTGGTTTAAACTCTCTAATCAACTCCTTTAGTTTATCTTGAGCTACATCACGTGCAACTCCATTGATATTCCAAAACAACACCCGCATTTAAACAATAAGGTTTTGATTATTGCTTAGATGTACTTCAGAAGTATTTGAGGAGGATTTTAATCTTGGAGAAGAACCTTTTCTTGCTCGAACTCCTAGCTTTGATTCCTCATCTAAGTCGGATAAAGCTTCAACATCCCTCAAAGTGTCTAGTCTAGCATGAAAAGCCATAAGCTGTTGATGCTTAGCCTTACGTGCAACTTCATCAATATGCCCAAGCTCATGTACACTTGTTGTTTCACCCACAAGAGTACTGTCCAAGATATTAAACTTATTTGAAGAGACGTATTCAGAACTCTCCTCCACAACTTCACAAACAGGAGTATATATAGCATCCGAAACAGGAATCCTACCCGGATTAGGAAGTCTAGTTCTagccaattcaacattcccacCAGGCTTAGTATTTGAGGCAACAGTACTCAACGACTTTCCCTTACTAACTAAAACTGAATGCGCAACAACAGCCTTCTCCGCCATAGCTGAAGCATTGCGCATTGCAGCTTCAGACCTGATCAGCTCTTCCTGAAGTTGTTGTTCATAATCAGCAGTTCCAATCCTCACCACTTCAACTTGCACACGAGTATCTGTATCtactttcttattcttcttaccaTTCTTCTTATGATTTATAGTGTGCCATGTACCATTATTCTCCCCTTGATGAATAACAAGAGTTTGAGGTTGCTGAGCCTGATGCGATTCTTTCTGCTGTGTTGCTTGGTTTGCTGAAGAACTTCGCAACTCTaaagttctatctaactgtagagAAGAAATACCACCCAGCTGTTGTGATGAGTTACCAGCAGTTTTTTGAACATCTGTACGTGCATGGACAGCATGTAATGCATTAACTGCATGCTTCTTCCTACACTCTTTATCTAAGTGCCCAACAATCTTGAACTTGGAGCAAAACGTAGGTTGTTTTAGAATTTCAATAGGTTGCAGAAAATGACGTCCATCAACTTCAACATAAACTGAATCAGTATCATGTTTAGAAAAATCTATATCAATCAAAACAGATGCATAATGACCATATTCATGATTTAGGGTTCTCTTATCTACCACAATGggttttccaagagatttccctAAAGCTAAAAGAGTTTTTTCTACCCACATCTCCACAGGAAGGCTAGGAAACTTCACCCAAACCGTTGAATGAGAAGTACATTGCTTGTCTGCGTCAAAACCTGGATACCATTCAATCAAACGAAGAGGCTGATCATTAACAATCCATGGTTCTTTGTTACCAGCCTTGAAAACTTTGTCTTTGTCTTCTTGAGTTAACAGTTTTATAATGAAGAAACCACGGTTCATATGGATAAACTGAACCCTAGCATCTCCCAAACCCCATTGGTGTTCCAGATTTTTTTTGACATCAATGAGCTTCACACCTTTGAGATCTAATCTTCCAATAAGGCTAAATCTCCATATTTGACAGCCTTCTTCATAATAATCCTGAGGAATAACAATTGCCGGTTTTCCATCTCTGGTAGTAGGGTTTGGTAAAGAGCTTATATCAACAGCTGTTGAAACTTGTTTTTTGTTATGTTTTCCCATCACCAATTCAGCAAACGTGAACTTTGGATGATTAGAATCACCCACAGATTTTTCTCCCATCGTAATCACCAAGGATGATTATAGTATTGAGCGCCAGAAATTTTTGAaaagtttgtaaaccctaaaaactaaggaaaaatcgcctcagagccaagagagagaaaaaaagttttccactttagtttcgtggtcaaaaaaaaaatcaaaaaaaaataaataaaataaaataaaataaaataaataataaaaaaataatcaaaaaacaatcaaaaacacaatcaaaaaaaatgaaaaaaatgattcCCCAACTCTttttaaaaagagaaaaaatttcCATTGCTAAATGGTTCCCATGCCTAAGAAGTCTACAATAGACTGTCTCCTATGCAAAGACCCACctccaaaataaattttgctcttcTCCCTGCAAACTCgctgaccagaagcttgttgaTAATCACCCAGGAGCTTCACTAAGTTAATTAGACTCATCATATTACCCTTGCAAaagatcataatatcatcagcaaaaaataaatgagttggagcaataccattaCGCTTCACCATATGAGTCATACTCTTGTTTTGAAAGAGTTTAGTAATGTTCCTActtagaacatcctctatcaaAACAAAGATAAGAGGATAAAGCGGATCCCCTTGACGCAAacctctattaatcttgaaaaaaccctccggactcccattaagaagaatagaaatcctgGCAGACTTCAGAATATTGTGAATCCAAGTACACCAATCCTCTGAGAAACCATGTCTACGAAACACCTCCAAGACAAAAGTCCAACTTACtgtatcaaaagcttgagaaatatcaagtttGAGACCTAAGTTGCCATCCTTTCTTTAGTGCAGCTCATTAACCAATTCAGACGCCAaactaatattttcatgaatatttctccccttcataAAAGCCACTTGTTCCTCCGAAACCAAATTATCTAAGACTTTTCCAAGTCTGGTTGCTAAAACtttggtaaaaattttgaagaaaaaatttcttagaccaattggtctatattTCTTCAGGCTATCCGCACCTCTTACCTTAGCAAGCAAAAGAATGAGACTAGAATTAGCCCCATTAGGAATAGTTTTGTTGTTCCAGCAAAAAATAATAGCCTTAGCTAGGTCTTGATGAATTaaatcccaacaatgtctataaaaacaccccgagaaaccaccCGGACCTGGAGCACTATCCGCACCCAAATCAAACACCGCCACCTTAATTTCCTCCAAAGAAGGAATAATATCCAACATATGTCTTTCCTCGAGAGAAATAGAATTATGTTCATACTCAAACAACCTATCCTCAATCTGCGTATCTACTCCATTAAATATACTCTCATAATAAGAAACAACATGGTCTCTTAATTGGTCCGGATCAATGATAAGGGACCCATCATCTGTCACCAACTCCAAAATTGTATTGACACTTCTACGAGTATTAATAGTACTATGGAAATATGAAGTATTGCTAGAACCCTCCAAGATCCATTTGTTGCGAGATTTTTGTTTCAACATAATATGCTGCTGCATACGCACCTCCTGAACAGCCACAAGCGCATCCTTCACCTCATTCTGCTTAGAAATGTCAAAAGGGTCCTCATGCGAATTCCTACTAGCCACTTCAAACTTCAATTGAGCCTGTTTGAGTCTTGCATTCACATTACCAAACACCTGTTGATTCCACACCTTCATAGCTACCTTCAATCTCTTCagcttgaaaggaaaaataaaatccgGATTACCATACACCGGAGCATTCCAAGAAGTCTCAACCATTCTCAAAAAATCAAGATGCGTAAACCACATTTTCTGAATTCTGAAAGGAGCACGTCTCGGCCTAGAAGAACCAAAAGGataaccaataagagtcgaatgatcggaaacttccctaggaagagatttacaccgccaattcgaaaatttagttaaccaaggttcattaataatagcacgatccaacttgcTAATAATTCTTCTCACCCCCGATTGGCCATTAGTCCAAGTGAACTTAGAACCCAATGAATCTGCCTCAAAAACACCATTCTCTTCCGTCCAGTCACTGAATTCATTAATACTAGAAGTAAGAACATCTCtaccacccttcttctcatcattGCGAAGAACACAGTTAAAATCTCCAATTACAAACCAAGGAGTAGTAGAATCCATGCAAATATAAAGTtaggctaatttcacaatagaagaaggatgaaagaccatgcaaactaatctaaatcctaacaaatttcatctatcttgaatcaaatagaaagagaaagccaacacaaaaagaaagagttcataaaaat
It encodes the following:
- the LOC113343176 gene encoding uncharacterized protein LOC113343176, with product MRVLFWNINGVARDVAQDKLKELIREFKPDIFGIAEPKVPCSAGFRYGLLREGYSSHVTRRSLWQQLVSSGDGIPWLVIGDFNCILRLDEKKGGREPRTSAINEISDWLDDNNLFEADALGSKFTWTNRQSGMIRIRLKGVIKEWNLRVFGNVHSKLKQDQLRFEAAALLSDENPDDIMKDAMAKLNDTRAQLNTMLKQKSRNKWLVEGSSNTNFFHNSIRIRRSSNTISELVDSAGNTFSDYEQLRNHVVYYYEDKFNGPELEIDPILFDYDHISISEEESLPMDRIPSSEEIKQAVFDLGEDSAPGPDGFSGCFYRHCWDIIQDDLLRAVIYCWNSGHIPNGVNSSLIVLIPKVAFIKGRNIHENISLASELINELHINRKDGNLGLKLDITQAFDTVSWSFVLEVFRRYGFSEHWCTWISHIFNSARISILLNGSPEGFFKINRGLRQGDPISPLIFVLMEDVLSRNMTKLFAEKRMSYMVTRGGISPTHLFFADDIMIFCKGNLRSINNLVDLLGKYECASGQSVCRQKSKIYYGGGSLSRRNYLVDYLGMSVATFPDRYLGVQIMPGAVSRAVVVAYDKICCPFEEGGLGLSRMATMNFAMLMKLWWKISTSKKNWAGYLKVKFFSRRGYIKTYGVKSTILPGIRRVYKYVEANTKVLLGDGRSTSLYYDVWYGEKCFAEILDDFTLDRLVLVSDCYRDNQWVFPENHLNRLLAAGVDMHNLPFPNGGEDKRVWMPNFSGDFSVSSAKELIRQKHDSFNAASMLWRKEIHPKLAAQNWKFICGACATLDIIQSRFKIHLTNKCVLCETEEESLEHILFHCSFAARAWSWISGIFGMTANFNIVASFKATKGRSAIVRDLWMVVNLVIRSELWAMRNKCIFEKQKPSWGLFSKRVLKLIQEYSVRLKGFMRNSVEDMVLLDYFRVVHRSVRHQQPIEVLWQPPELNEILICCDGAARGNPGIAGAGVVERDSSCAVLGAFSIGLGVTKTIWRNSMQL
- the LOC113343177 gene encoding uncharacterized protein LOC113343177; translation: MDSTTPWFVIGDFNCVLRNDEKKGGRDVLTSSINEFSDWTEENGVFEADSLGSKFTWTNGQSGVRRIISKPRRAPFRIQKMWFTHLDFLRMVETSWNAPVYGNPDFIFPFKLKRLKVAMKVWNQQVFGNVNARLKQAQLKFEVASRNSHEDPFDISKQNEVKDALVAVQEVRMQQHIMLKQKSRNKWILEGSSNTSYFHSTINTRRSVNTILELVTDDGSLIIDPDQLRDHVVSYYESIFNGVDTQIEDRLFEYEHNSISLEERHMLDIIPSLEEIKVAVFDLGADSAPGPGGFSGCFYRHCWDLIHQDLAKAIIFCWNNKTIPNGANSSLILLLAKGNMMSLINLVKLLGDYQQASGQRVCREKSKIYFGGGSLHRRQSIVDFLGMGTI